One Bacteroidota bacterium DNA segment encodes these proteins:
- a CDS encoding integrase core domain-containing protein yields the protein ISMDGKGRAMDNIFIERLWRSVKYEEIYVNEYRSVDQLRKALKKYFNFYNHERPHQSFNGQTPAEIYYGENQLRLVG from the coding sequence AATCAGCATGGACGGGAAAGGCCGGGCTATGGACAATATATTCATCGAACGGCTGTGGCGCAGTGTGAAGTATGAAGAAATATATGTAAACGAGTATCGATCCGTTGATCAGCTACGTAAGGCACTGAAAAAATATTTTAATTTTTACAACCATGAACGACCTCACCAGAGTTTTAATGGACAAACTCCAGCCGAAATATATTATGGTGAAAATCAGTTGAGGTTGGTGGGATGA